The Amblyomma americanum isolate KBUSLIRL-KWMA chromosome 6, ASM5285725v1, whole genome shotgun sequence genome has a window encoding:
- the grp gene encoding serine/threonine-protein kinase grp: protein MGLTPGAQPMACPASPSTSTMKREFVEGWDLTQVLGEGAYGEVKLLVNRTTQEAVAVKVLNSDHPEAAENFRKEICVHRMLNHENIIKYYGHRKDGNHQYIFLEYASGGELFDRIEPDCGVDQGDAQRYFRQIISGVEYLHSKGVAHRDLKPENILLDANDNVKISDFGLATVFRFRGEERLLVKRCGTLPYIAPEVLVRQYHAEPADIWSCGVILVALLGGELPWDKPSASCTEYKDWKECKITVPPWSKLDNAVLSLLRKILMPSPGKRYTIEQIKNHQWMKKHLKSKSTNSKWLASSGDSFTRKKSCFDIGQAGDTTRDDTITRLSSSQPDPVRRLEEPGQELAPATEVLAQHIISFSQPAQLDDMLLSTQTLGTQGSSQTPLQKLVKRMTRFFVTTDAQQTLEELKSLFERLGYAWKTNSFGQITVTTLDKRKAQLVFKASLIEMSAKILVDFRLSRGDGLEFKKHFVIIRNHLSELIAKGPVSWPIAVATNSIP, encoded by the exons AT GGGCCTGACTCCTGGTGCGCAGCCCATGGCATGTCCCGCGTCACCTTCCACGAG CACAATGAAGCGCGAGTTCGTGGAGGGCTGGGATTTAACGCAAGTGCTAGGCGAAGGTGCCTACGGCGA GGTCAAACTCCTAGTTAACAGAACAACTCAGGAAGCAGTTGCTGTCAAAGTTTTGAATAGCGACCATCCGGAGGCAGCAGAAAACTTCAGGAAAGAG ATATGTGTTCATCGAATGCTTAACCATGAAAACATCATTAAGTATTATGGTCACCGAAAAGATGGGAATCACCAGTATATTTTCCTCGAGTATGCGTCGGGTGGTGAACTGTTTGATAGAATAG AGCCTGACTGTGGTGTGGATCAGGGCGATGCACAGAGATATTTCAGGCAAATTATATCTGGAGTG GAGTACCTCCATTCAAAGGGTGTTGCACACCGGGACCTGAAGCCCGAAAATATCCTGCTGGATGCCAATG ATAATGTCAAGATCTCAGACTTTGGCCTGGCCACTGTGTTCAGGTTTCGGGGAGAAGAGCGGCTACTTGTCAAAAGGTGTGGCACATTGCCGTACATTGCTCCCGAAGTGCTTGTCAGGCAGTACCATGCTGAGCCTGCTGACATCTGGAGCTGTGGTGTCATCCTTGTTGCTCTGCTGGGGGGCG AACTGCCTTGGGACAAGCCTTCTGCCAGTTGTACAGAGTACAAAGATTGGAAGGAGTGCAAGATCACTGTGCCTCCATGGTCAAAACTGGATAATGCAGTTTTGT CCTTGCTTCGGAAGATACTCATGCCAAGTCCTGGCAAAAGGTACACAATAGAACAAATCAAAAATCACCAGTGGATGAAGAAACATCTCAAGTCCAAAA GCACGAATTCCAAGTGGCTGGCCAGCAGTGGAGATTCTTTCACACGCAAGAAGAGTTGCTTTGACATAGGCCAGGCAGGCGACACAACCAG GGACGACACCATCACCCGGCTTTCAAGCTCCCAGCCAGACCCAGTGCGCAGGTTGGAAGAACCCGGGCAGGAGCTGGCTCCTGCTACTGAGGTGTTGGCCCAGCACATTATTAGCTTCTCTCAGCCAGCACAACTGGATGACATGCTGCTTAGCACACAGACGCTGGGCACACAAGGCTCTTCACAG ACACCACTTCAGAAGCTAGTGAAGCGAATGACCAGGTTCTTTGTCACCACTGATGCTCAACAGACTCTTGAGGAGCTCAAGTCGCTCTTTGAGCGTCTGGGTTATGCTTGGAAAACTAACTCCTTTGGACAG ATCACAGTTACTACACTAGACAAACGCAAAGCACAGCTGGTCTTCAAGGCAAGCCTGATTGAGATGAGTGCAAAGATCCTGGTGGACTTCAGGCTGTCTCGT GGTGATGGTTTGGAGTTCAAGAAGCACTTTGTTATCATAAGGAACCACCTGTCTGAGCTTATCGCCAAGGGTCCTGTTAGCTGGCCCATAGCCGTGGCCACCAACAGCATTCCCTGA